Genomic DNA from Candidatus Oleimmundimicrobium sp.:
GAAACTTCATTTCAAGACATTGTCCGGTATAGGAAACACGATTGAGAATTTAAAAGCTGCCGCAAATGGTGAAAATTTTGAATGGACTGAGATGTATTCTCGAATGGCAAAAGAAGCTAGAGAGGAAGGATTTGAAGAAATCGCGGTAATGTTTGAGGGAATTGCTGAAATTGAAAAAGGACATGAAGCTCGTTACAGAAAATTGCTTAAGAATATAGAAGATGGAATGGTTTTTAAAAAAGACGGTAAGGTTTTTTGGAAATGCAGAAACTGTGGACATATTCACGAAGGAGTTGAGGCACCGGATATATGCCCTGTATGCTCTCATCCGAAAGCATATTTTGAGATAGTATGTAGTAATTATTAAAAAACATTTCTAACAATTCACTCAACTCGTCAGGAATACGCACGGCTTTGATGTTGTTTTATCGCGTGTATTCCTGACGAGTTAGTTTAACTATTACTTCCAACTTCTCTTTTCGCTTTTAACTATCAACTGTTCGATAAGCTCTTAATCTGTACAACATGGCTTGCAGGGTTTTGCCAGTACCCTATACTCCTTACCCTTGAAATATCCCCGCGGACGGTAAAATTGCCACAATATTTTGGCTATATTATTGACTATCTTCCACTACTTTGGAGAATAGTCTTGACTATCTTCCATTTTTGTGCATAATAGTCTATATGTATCGCAAACAAATTGAATCCATCATTAAAGATCTAAACAAAAAAATTGTTTTCATAGTCGGGCCAAGACAGGTCGGAAAAACTTGGCTTGCTTTAGAAATCGGGAAACGAT
This window encodes:
- the rbr gene encoding rubrerythrin, with the protein product MGDIKGTKTEKNLLEAFAGESQARNKYTYFASVAKKEGYEQVASLFLETAENEKEHAKLHFKTLSGIGNTIENLKAAANGENFEWTEMYSRMAKEAREEGFEEIAVMFEGIAEIEKGHEARYRKLLKNIEDGMVFKKDGKVFWKCRNCGHIHEGVEAPDICPVCSHPKAYFEIVCSNY